One Corynebacterium tuberculostearicum DNA window includes the following coding sequences:
- a CDS encoding glutamate ABC transporter substrate-binding protein: protein MRRTRLTLATLACACAALPLASCDVRSTPPLEAPAEHALDSKPGPPLPEGAEIEKAGSTAAHRASDEEIRGSYRPDDRKAKERVPDIVKRGRLIVGVDRSNNLLSYRDAATGDVRGFEVDIAREIARDIFGDPNKVDFRFVESSDRVDALHSGAVDMIVRTMTISPERERDVAFSIPYMSTQTRMLVLTNSGIKSVKDAAGKTLCGVGASTALETIREHAPKSDILVTRSWGDCLMALQLNQADGIVVDDALLSGMAAQDSYTSIVGEPLETENYGVAVRRPSKQHDTRPLLRQINSTLERIRRDGTWSRIFEEWLGTYLEEPTLPAGKYIEEDAKP from the coding sequence ATGCGCCGCACACGCCTTACCCTCGCCACGCTTGCCTGCGCCTGCGCCGCGCTGCCGCTCGCCTCGTGCGATGTTCGCTCCACCCCGCCGCTGGAGGCGCCCGCCGAGCACGCCCTCGATTCAAAACCGGGCCCACCGCTGCCGGAAGGCGCGGAAATTGAAAAGGCCGGATCTACCGCAGCTCACCGTGCCTCTGATGAGGAAATCAGGGGCAGCTACCGCCCAGATGATAGGAAGGCGAAGGAGCGGGTGCCGGACATCGTCAAGCGCGGCCGTCTCATCGTGGGCGTGGACCGTTCCAATAACTTGCTGAGCTACCGCGATGCCGCCACTGGTGACGTGCGCGGCTTCGAGGTGGATATTGCCCGCGAGATTGCCCGCGATATTTTCGGTGACCCGAATAAGGTGGACTTCCGCTTCGTGGAATCCTCCGACCGCGTCGATGCCCTCCATTCCGGCGCGGTGGACATGATTGTGCGCACCATGACCATTAGCCCGGAACGCGAGCGCGACGTGGCCTTTTCCATTCCCTATATGAGCACCCAAACCCGCATGCTGGTGCTTACCAATTCCGGCATTAAGTCCGTGAAGGACGCCGCCGGTAAGACCCTATGCGGTGTGGGCGCGTCCACCGCGCTGGAAACCATCCGCGAACACGCCCCCAAGTCCGATATCTTGGTTACCCGTTCCTGGGGCGATTGCCTGATGGCCTTACAGCTCAACCAGGCCGATGGCATCGTCGTCGATGATGCCTTGCTCTCCGGCATGGCCGCCCAAGACTCCTATACCTCCATCGTGGGCGAGCCGCTAGAGACCGAGAATTACGGCGTGGCCGTCCGCCGCCCCAGCAAGCAGCATGACACCCGCCCGCTGCTGCGCCAAATAAATTCCACGCTCGAACGCATCCGCCGCGACGGCACTTGGTCAAGAATCTTTGAGGAGTGGCTCGGCACCTACCTGGAAGAGCCCACCCTGCCGGCCGGAAAGTACATCGAGGAGGACGCTAAGCCATGA
- a CDS encoding NUDIX domain-containing protein, with the protein MHNPHSGDGWAAGPGGIRVWGKFGAAGLFLVAGRKVLLQHRAAWTNHGDTWGIPGGARDFAETPTQAALRETHEECAIAPQDVEVLDARVTAGPYPAAGDLPGEWTYTTVLARTRTGAPLPTTANEESYELRWVPFEEVESLPLLAAFRHAFPALRESVEALNR; encoded by the coding sequence ATGCATAACCCTCACAGTGGAGACGGCTGGGCGGCAGGCCCCGGCGGCATTCGCGTCTGGGGAAAATTTGGTGCCGCCGGCCTGTTCCTCGTCGCCGGGCGCAAGGTGCTCCTCCAGCACCGCGCCGCGTGGACCAATCACGGCGATACCTGGGGAATTCCGGGTGGCGCCCGCGATTTTGCGGAGACGCCTACCCAGGCCGCGCTGCGTGAAACCCATGAAGAATGCGCGATTGCACCCCAGGACGTAGAGGTGCTCGACGCGCGAGTAACGGCCGGGCCCTATCCCGCGGCGGGGGATCTGCCGGGGGAGTGGACCTACACTACCGTCCTAGCACGCACGCGCACTGGCGCCCCGCTTCCTACTACAGCTAATGAAGAGTCCTATGAGCTGCGCTGGGTGCCTTTTGAGGAGGTAGAAAGCCTCCCCCTTCTGGCCGCCTTCCGCCACGCCTTTCCCGCCCTGCGGGAGAGCGTGGAGGCATTAAACAGGTAA
- a CDS encoding ABC transporter ATP-binding protein, with the protein MIEVEGLTKQYKSVRAVDDLTFQVKPGMVTGFLGPNGAGKSTTMRMILGLDTPTAGRTRINGKHYHELREPLREVGALLDAKAVHRNRSAANHLKWIAQSNGISTSRVDEVLGLVGLSDVAGKKVGGFSLGMGQRLGLAGALLGDPGILILDEPVNGLDPEGIRWVRQLVRALADEGRTILISSHLLSEMSQTADHLVVIGKGRLVADQPTYDFVKDHSQSSVLVRSDHLDAFSSALRAEGIAFTESTDEEGRPRLVISNQTTDFVGQLAYSTGVPLNELSLKRASLEDAFMELTGDAVQYHGSTGAPNPGTAGAATPFARPTQQEV; encoded by the coding sequence ATGATCGAAGTAGAAGGACTGACTAAACAATATAAGTCTGTCCGCGCCGTTGATGATCTCACCTTTCAGGTAAAACCCGGCATGGTCACCGGGTTCCTGGGTCCCAATGGCGCGGGCAAATCCACCACCATGCGCATGATCCTGGGCTTGGACACGCCGACGGCCGGCAGGACGCGCATCAACGGCAAGCACTACCACGAGCTGAGGGAGCCCCTGCGTGAGGTAGGCGCCTTGCTCGATGCCAAAGCGGTGCACCGCAACCGCAGCGCCGCCAACCACCTGAAATGGATTGCGCAGTCCAACGGCATTTCTACTTCCCGCGTTGACGAGGTCTTGGGGCTGGTAGGGCTTTCCGACGTCGCCGGTAAGAAGGTCGGCGGCTTCTCCCTCGGCATGGGCCAGCGCCTGGGCCTCGCCGGTGCGCTGCTCGGTGACCCGGGCATCCTCATCCTCGACGAGCCGGTCAATGGTCTCGATCCGGAGGGCATCCGCTGGGTCCGCCAGCTCGTGCGTGCCCTAGCCGATGAAGGCCGCACCATTTTGATCTCCTCCCACCTGCTCTCGGAGATGTCCCAGACCGCCGATCACCTCGTGGTCATTGGTAAGGGCCGCTTGGTGGCGGACCAGCCCACCTATGACTTTGTGAAGGACCACTCGCAGTCCTCCGTGCTGGTGCGCTCCGACCATCTCGATGCCTTTAGCTCCGCGCTGCGTGCCGAGGGCATCGCCTTTACCGAGTCCACCGACGAGGAAGGCCGCCCCCGCCTGGTGATTTCCAACCAGACCACCGATTTTGTGGGCCAGCTGGCTTACTCCACCGGGGTGCCGCTTAATGAGCTCAGCCTCAAGCGCGCCTCCTTGGAGGACGCTTTTATGGAGCTTACTGGCGACGCTGTCCAGTACCACGGCTCCACTGGCGCCCCCAACCCCGGAACCGCTGGCGCCGCCACTCCGTTCGCTCGACCCACCCAGCAGGAGGTTTAA
- a CDS encoding ABC transporter permease subunit, producing MLNTLKSEWTKLHTTRSFWWTTFIFLFFAWGWAILNARLTKPAETPEEAAMGMGVITSDGAVSFLLFLGLPVLMIQAIMIVTTEYRYGTQTITFMATPRRWSVALVKLLMYAVIAAALTFIAVAGAYLLTELFAHDEVAAQFHPWDDEMGQKQLWKYPLAAALLVLFAQGLGLLLRSTAGAVAIGLILFLGVDNLVATIPKVGSKLVNYMPFKSFQSWLLEMEPVDAPWKENWGFCLVFVAWAVILWVLGVILLQKRDA from the coding sequence ATGCTGAATACCTTGAAGTCCGAATGGACCAAGCTGCACACCACCCGCTCCTTCTGGTGGACCACCTTCATCTTCCTCTTCTTTGCCTGGGGTTGGGCCATCCTCAATGCTCGTTTGACTAAGCCGGCAGAAACCCCTGAAGAGGCAGCGATGGGCATGGGAGTTATCACCTCGGATGGTGCGGTGTCCTTCCTATTGTTCCTCGGCCTGCCCGTGCTCATGATTCAGGCCATCATGATCGTGACCACCGAGTACCGCTATGGCACGCAAACCATCACGTTTATGGCTACCCCGCGCCGCTGGTCGGTGGCTTTGGTCAAGCTGCTCATGTATGCGGTTATCGCAGCCGCGCTGACCTTTATCGCCGTAGCGGGCGCCTACCTGCTTACCGAGCTTTTTGCCCACGATGAGGTAGCCGCGCAATTCCACCCTTGGGACGATGAGATGGGCCAAAAGCAGCTGTGGAAGTACCCGCTAGCCGCCGCGCTCCTTGTCCTCTTCGCACAAGGCCTAGGACTGCTGCTGCGCTCGACGGCTGGTGCCGTGGCTATCGGCCTCATCCTCTTCCTTGGCGTGGACAATCTCGTAGCCACCATCCCCAAGGTCGGCAGCAAGCTGGTGAACTATATGCCGTTTAAGTCTTTCCAGTCCTGGCTGCTGGAAATGGAACCGGTTGATGCTCCGTGGAAGGAAAACTGGGGATTCTGCCTGGTATTTGTTGCCTGGGCCGTTATCCTGTGGGTCCTTGGTGTCATCTTGCTACAAAAGCGCGACGCCTAA
- a CDS encoding DUF3923 family protein: protein MKLSWALWWTVTLIEVLSFIALSALLLVRSEDAAGAQQTIELRLLNVAILIFAYLIPFVIQVVWFILNKRAEKKVTHRP from the coding sequence GTGAAACTGTCATGGGCTCTATGGTGGACTGTTACCCTCATTGAAGTGCTGAGCTTTATAGCACTTTCCGCCTTACTGTTGGTGCGATCAGAGGATGCGGCAGGAGCTCAGCAAACTATTGAGCTGAGGTTGTTAAATGTCGCTATCTTAATATTTGCCTACCTTATCCCCTTTGTTATTCAGGTCGTGTGGTTCATTTTGAACAAGCGCGCAGAGAAGAAAGTTACACACCGCCCTTAA
- a CDS encoding IS256 family transposase codes for MTTVARRDPADKAKIDAIEKKLLANPEIAKLIDDLGTSTTDANDLVRGMLQASITRGLNAEMDAHLGYESGDRSGKAAAGTDNHRNGSYPKTVDSNYGPVTVDIPRDRTGTFIPTMVPKGSRRLTDVDDMIVSLYAGGMTIRDIQHHMATAMRVDISHETISAVTDAVLDEVMVWQNRQLDEFYPVIFLDALRIKVRDGGRVVNKSAYMAIGVDLDGIKHILGLWIAKEEGASFWAQVCANLSNRGVKDVFIVCCDGLKGLPEAVEATWPNSMVQTCIVHLIRAANRWVAYGDRRAVSAALKKVYTATDESTARAALAEFEASELGEKYPRSVKVWQDAWARFVPFLQFPPAARKVIYTTNSIESFNNELRKATRNRVQFTNDESALKTLWLMICNIEDKRAAKRAKQGKRVSRTAGRLMEGARVSGWKQAINQMAVAYPDRFDKYL; via the coding sequence ATGACTACTGTGGCGAGACGAGATCCGGCCGATAAGGCCAAGATTGATGCGATTGAAAAGAAGCTTCTTGCTAACCCTGAAATCGCGAAACTGATTGACGACCTAGGCACGTCCACAACGGATGCCAATGACCTGGTTCGCGGCATGCTGCAAGCCTCGATTACTAGGGGTTTGAATGCCGAGATGGATGCCCACCTCGGCTACGAGTCTGGTGATAGGAGCGGCAAAGCTGCAGCTGGGACAGACAATCACCGCAACGGGTCGTATCCAAAGACCGTGGATTCTAACTACGGGCCGGTCACCGTGGATATCCCCAGAGACAGGACTGGGACGTTTATCCCAACTATGGTCCCTAAAGGCTCGAGACGTTTAACTGATGTCGATGACATGATTGTCAGCTTGTACGCCGGTGGGATGACAATCAGGGATATCCAGCACCACATGGCAACGGCGATGCGGGTTGATATCTCCCATGAGACGATTTCAGCGGTTACTGACGCCGTCTTGGATGAGGTTATGGTCTGGCAAAACCGCCAGCTAGATGAGTTCTACCCGGTCATTTTCCTGGACGCGCTGCGCATTAAAGTCCGCGATGGCGGCCGGGTAGTCAACAAGAGTGCGTACATGGCAATCGGTGTGGACCTTGACGGCATCAAACACATTTTAGGATTGTGGATTGCCAAAGAAGAAGGCGCTTCATTTTGGGCGCAGGTATGCGCCAATCTTTCTAACCGTGGTGTCAAAGACGTCTTTATCGTCTGCTGTGACGGGCTGAAAGGCCTACCAGAAGCAGTCGAGGCAACCTGGCCGAACTCTATGGTGCAAACCTGTATCGTGCACCTGATACGTGCCGCGAACCGGTGGGTAGCCTACGGGGATCGCCGGGCTGTATCAGCCGCGTTGAAGAAGGTCTACACCGCCACAGACGAGTCCACAGCTAGGGCTGCTTTAGCCGAATTCGAGGCTTCCGAGCTGGGTGAGAAGTATCCCCGCTCAGTCAAGGTCTGGCAGGACGCGTGGGCGCGGTTTGTCCCGTTTCTGCAGTTCCCACCAGCAGCTAGGAAGGTGATCTATACGACGAACTCCATTGAATCTTTTAACAATGAGCTGCGTAAAGCTACTCGCAACAGGGTGCAGTTCACCAACGATGAATCAGCCCTAAAGACGCTGTGGTTGATGATCTGCAATATTGAAGACAAGCGAGCCGCCAAGAGAGCAAAGCAAGGTAAACGAGTCTCAAGAACAGCCGGCAGACTCATGGAAGGAGCCCGAGTATCCGGCTGGAAACAAGCCATCAACCAAATGGCCGTGGCCTACCCCGACCGCTTCGACAAATACCTATAA
- a CDS encoding N-6 DNA methylase: MTTPQSLITRLASPDATGRTEADIQSDIKTLLITADFDLDTPRLEEQIGDGSRRRIDIATGATVIEVKKRLTNETADADYINQLAGYVTTRMSQDGSRYNGILTDGKTWWLFEQSPADGSFARRSTFELAPGATGVGLIEWLQAVLATRSNITPTHANIESLLGASSPAYDQDVAYLLDLYAQVRTNPTVGLKRDLWARLLRSALGTGFDTDNDKLFIDHTLLVVEASVIGHAVMELPLDDLLQHPERLLSGDEFRQAGIYNVIESGFFDWILFAEGGEQYLSRIVKRIQMFDWSDIDHDVLKILYESVINADVRKGMGEYYTPDWLAEGVTAKVLDKPLEQSALDPACGSGTFVFQAIRRIITAAEAAGWDSPTIVEHVQNHVFGLDIHPVSVLLARVTYLLALGEHLQDRGDVWVPVHLGDSMQWYQPGDHEENVITINTEGVDLADVQNATLFSIARTLAFPLNSMGDTDTFDQLVTAMTDRAKEHTDPTTPRPEVKSVLKKFGITPGTKDYTLLAETFATLCDLNAEGRDSIWGFYIRNQVRPLWLSMPSRRVDVLIGNPPWVAYRYMTPDLQEKYRAFANRYNLWHGGKVATQQDLVGLFITRSVAKYLNDGGTFGFVTPLAVLSRKAYEGFRAGRWGTYLRGEFTETWDLDTMRPRGFFPVPSAVVFGTRHTFHDPTKISEEPACGFPPTKKVLSGLRVRNDWPATYEALTITEAKNVELGTDAGDRSPYNEVVVNGATIFPRMLFFVEEQTQTTSRLGRTQGTTTVESYRTKLEKEPWKSQPSWSATLPSRYVFDVHLGSTLVPFGLLEPWRAVLPIDRQQLMDEQQINNADNGVRDWWRDVSQRWEDNKTKQSRLSLMDNLDYQRKLSKQLNTVKHRVVYTASGNTIAAARLANPRALTEHALYWLPASGADEAKYLTAILNAPVTTELVAAYQSRGLFGGRHIDKNVWRLPIPKFDPADPLHTQLVDLAAKAEEVAAGVEAGNYGFQKHRQLVRNALAEAGITEPMNTAVKTLLGEDD, from the coding sequence ATGACCACACCACAATCCCTGATTACTCGCCTGGCGTCTCCAGACGCCACTGGGCGCACTGAAGCTGATATTCAGTCTGACATCAAGACCCTGCTGATTACCGCCGACTTCGACCTGGATACCCCACGGTTGGAAGAGCAGATCGGAGATGGTTCTCGCCGACGAATCGACATCGCCACCGGCGCTACTGTCATCGAAGTGAAAAAACGGCTCACTAATGAGACCGCCGACGCGGACTACATCAACCAACTCGCTGGCTACGTCACTACCCGCATGAGTCAAGATGGTTCCCGTTACAACGGAATCCTCACCGACGGGAAAACCTGGTGGCTGTTCGAGCAGTCCCCCGCCGATGGCTCCTTCGCTCGGCGCAGCACCTTCGAGCTTGCCCCGGGAGCCACCGGGGTCGGGCTTATTGAATGGCTCCAAGCCGTGCTGGCTACTCGGAGCAACATCACCCCCACCCACGCCAACATTGAAAGCCTGCTCGGAGCCTCCTCCCCCGCCTACGACCAGGACGTGGCCTACCTGTTGGACTTGTATGCCCAAGTTCGTACCAACCCTACTGTGGGATTAAAACGCGACCTGTGGGCACGTTTGCTGCGCAGTGCGCTGGGTACCGGCTTCGATACGGACAACGACAAACTGTTCATCGATCACACCCTGCTGGTGGTTGAAGCCTCTGTGATTGGTCACGCCGTGATGGAGCTTCCCCTCGACGATCTGCTCCAACACCCCGAGCGCCTGCTTAGTGGTGACGAGTTTCGGCAGGCCGGGATCTACAACGTTATTGAGTCCGGTTTCTTCGACTGGATTCTTTTTGCCGAGGGAGGCGAGCAGTACCTCTCTCGCATCGTGAAACGTATTCAAATGTTCGACTGGTCAGACATTGACCACGATGTGCTGAAAATCCTCTACGAGTCGGTCATCAACGCCGATGTGCGTAAAGGCATGGGCGAGTACTACACCCCCGACTGGTTAGCCGAAGGGGTCACCGCCAAGGTGCTGGATAAACCGTTGGAGCAATCTGCTCTCGATCCAGCCTGCGGATCAGGAACGTTTGTCTTCCAAGCTATCCGACGCATCATCACTGCCGCCGAAGCCGCCGGGTGGGACTCTCCCACAATCGTCGAGCACGTCCAAAACCACGTTTTTGGCCTCGACATCCACCCCGTGTCCGTGCTTTTGGCCCGTGTGACCTACTTGCTTGCGCTCGGCGAACATCTCCAGGACCGTGGGGACGTGTGGGTACCGGTACACCTAGGCGACTCGATGCAGTGGTACCAACCCGGCGACCACGAGGAAAACGTCATCACCATCAACACCGAAGGCGTTGACTTGGCCGATGTTCAAAACGCCACCTTGTTCTCCATCGCCCGCACCCTCGCCTTCCCCCTGAACTCAATGGGCGACACGGACACCTTCGACCAGTTGGTCACCGCCATGACCGACCGAGCGAAAGAACACACGGACCCCACAACACCGCGACCCGAAGTTAAATCGGTCCTCAAGAAGTTCGGAATCACTCCGGGCACCAAGGACTACACCCTCCTGGCGGAAACCTTCGCCACCCTCTGCGACCTCAATGCTGAAGGACGCGATAGTATCTGGGGCTTCTACATCCGCAACCAAGTTCGCCCCCTGTGGCTATCCATGCCCAGCAGGCGAGTCGATGTACTCATCGGCAACCCACCGTGGGTGGCCTACCGGTACATGACCCCCGATCTTCAAGAGAAGTACCGAGCCTTCGCGAACCGCTACAACCTATGGCATGGCGGTAAAGTCGCCACTCAACAAGACCTGGTGGGACTTTTCATCACCCGAAGTGTGGCTAAGTACCTCAACGATGGTGGAACCTTCGGCTTTGTCACCCCGCTGGCTGTCTTGTCGCGGAAAGCCTACGAAGGCTTCCGGGCCGGTCGATGGGGAACGTACCTGCGCGGTGAGTTCACCGAAACCTGGGACCTAGACACGATGCGCCCACGCGGGTTCTTCCCCGTCCCCTCGGCAGTGGTGTTCGGCACGAGGCATACTTTCCATGACCCCACCAAGATTAGCGAGGAACCCGCCTGCGGGTTCCCACCCACCAAGAAGGTGCTGTCAGGACTGCGAGTCCGCAACGACTGGCCGGCCACCTACGAAGCGTTGACCATCACCGAGGCAAAAAACGTCGAATTGGGCACCGATGCTGGTGACCGCTCCCCCTACAACGAGGTCGTGGTCAACGGGGCCACGATATTCCCAAGGATGCTGTTTTTCGTCGAGGAACAGACCCAAACAACCTCCCGGCTGGGCAGGACGCAGGGAACCACCACAGTGGAGTCCTACCGCACCAAGCTGGAAAAAGAACCGTGGAAGTCCCAGCCGTCCTGGTCAGCCACCCTGCCCAGCAGGTACGTCTTCGACGTTCACCTCGGCTCCACGCTTGTCCCCTTCGGCCTATTGGAGCCGTGGCGGGCAGTGCTGCCCATTGATCGACAGCAGTTGATGGACGAGCAGCAGATCAACAACGCGGACAACGGTGTGCGGGACTGGTGGCGTGACGTGTCCCAGCGCTGGGAGGACAACAAAACCAAGCAATCCAGGCTGTCTTTGATGGATAACCTGGATTACCAGCGCAAGCTGTCGAAGCAGCTCAACACTGTAAAGCACCGGGTGGTCTACACGGCATCGGGAAACACTATTGCAGCAGCACGACTCGCCAATCCTCGTGCTCTCACAGAGCACGCGCTGTACTGGCTTCCGGCTAGTGGTGCGGATGAGGCAAAGTACCTCACCGCTATCCTTAACGCGCCGGTAACAACCGAGCTGGTAGCGGCATACCAGTCCCGAGGCCTGTTCGGGGGTCGGCACATTGATAAGAACGTATGGCGGTTGCCGATCCCGAAGTTCGACCCGGCCGATCCGCTGCATACGCAGCTAGTTGATCTCGCAGCCAAAGCTGAGGAAGTTGCAGCCGGGGTGGAGGCGGGAAACTATGGTTTTCAGAAACACCGCCAGCTCGTGCGTAACGCGCTCGCCGAGGCCGGGATCACCGAGCCAATGAATACGGCCGTGAAAACTCTTCTAGGCGAGGACGACTAG
- the cls gene encoding cardiolipin synthase, producing the protein MSWSLDLSFWQLVFLILDYGIKIIAVGFVPEGRRPSSSTAWLLAILVLPFIGLPLFLLMGSPYINRRRHRIQQEANEKIENVTARTPDHPQGLLSAEVESVIRLNRELTGFPALVGHNLGLHADYDESIRAITAAIDRAEKYVSIEIYIQSWDETTDVFFESLRRATARGVKVRLLLDQIGSFKYKGYFTLGKRLTEIGVDWHLMLPIQLHKGRFRRPDLRNHRKLVIIDGKVGFIGSLNMIKRQYKTKDRYWIDYMVELSGPIVTSMSAIFAVDWYLEAEENLPLDELPYDDAQTADANHLQIIPSGPGYTTEPNLRMFNSLVHHAKDRLVLCSPYFVPDESLLEAVTTACYRGVDVELYVSAKADQFMVNHAQSSYYQALLEAGVRIYQFPYPFVLHSKFIITDPDDPGRDPLCMFGSSNMDPRSFGLNYESTMLVAKGDLIDQFNQLVANYRAVCHELTLEEWNERGFIRRYVDNVMRLTSALQ; encoded by the coding sequence ATGTCTTGGTCTCTTGATCTCAGCTTCTGGCAGCTCGTATTCCTGATCCTTGATTACGGCATCAAGATTATTGCCGTTGGTTTTGTGCCGGAAGGCCGTCGGCCTTCCAGTTCCACCGCGTGGCTATTGGCTATTCTGGTGCTGCCATTTATCGGCCTGCCGCTGTTTTTGCTCATGGGATCGCCGTATATCAACCGGCGTCGCCACCGCATCCAGCAAGAAGCCAATGAGAAGATTGAAAACGTCACAGCCCGCACCCCGGATCATCCGCAGGGCCTCCTTTCGGCGGAAGTAGAGTCGGTTATTCGGCTCAACCGCGAGCTGACCGGGTTCCCAGCATTGGTGGGCCATAACCTTGGCCTGCACGCGGATTATGACGAGTCCATTCGCGCCATTACCGCCGCTATTGACCGCGCCGAGAAGTACGTATCCATCGAGATCTACATCCAGTCCTGGGATGAGACCACAGACGTCTTCTTTGAGTCGCTGCGCAGGGCTACCGCCCGAGGTGTAAAGGTGCGCTTGCTCTTGGATCAGATCGGCAGCTTCAAGTACAAGGGCTACTTCACGCTGGGCAAGCGGCTAACGGAGATAGGCGTCGACTGGCATCTCATGCTGCCCATCCAGCTCCACAAGGGCCGCTTCCGCCGCCCTGACCTGCGCAATCACCGCAAGCTGGTGATTATCGATGGCAAGGTGGGCTTTATTGGCTCGCTGAATATGATTAAGCGCCAGTACAAGACCAAGGACCGCTACTGGATTGACTACATGGTGGAGCTTTCCGGCCCGATTGTGACCTCCATGTCCGCAATCTTCGCCGTGGATTGGTACCTCGAGGCAGAAGAGAACCTGCCACTGGATGAGCTGCCCTATGACGACGCCCAGACTGCCGACGCCAACCACCTCCAGATAATCCCCTCCGGGCCGGGTTACACCACTGAGCCAAACCTGCGCATGTTCAACTCCCTGGTACACCACGCCAAGGACCGGCTGGTGCTGTGCTCGCCCTACTTCGTCCCGGATGAATCCCTGCTGGAGGCCGTGACCACCGCCTGCTACCGCGGCGTGGACGTGGAGCTTTATGTATCGGCAAAGGCGGACCAGTTTATGGTCAACCACGCCCAATCCTCTTACTACCAGGCGCTGCTGGAGGCGGGCGTGCGCATCTACCAATTCCCCTACCCCTTTGTGCTGCACTCCAAGTTCATCATCACCGACCCGGATGATCCGGGCCGCGATCCGTTGTGCATGTTTGGCTCTTCTAATATGGACCCGCGCTCGTTCGGCCTAAATTACGAATCCACCATGCTGGTGGCCAAGGGAGACCTCATTGACCAGTTCAACCAGCTCGTGGCCAATTACCGCGCCGTATGCCACGAGCTGACCCTTGAGGAGTGGAATGAGCGCGGCTTCATCCGCCGCTACGTGGATAACGTCATGCGCCTAACTTCTGCGCTGCAGTAA
- a CDS encoding exodeoxyribonuclease III, which yields MRIATWNINSVRTRTQRALDLISKHDIDVLCLQETKVKDDKFPREAFEDAGLHVTCHGLNQWNGVAIVSKEEPEDVFIGFPGQPGFAKDPEKPQDREARALGARIRGVEIWSLYVPNGREITDRHYDYKLDFLYHLARYAEDHAQSKLLMTGDFNIAPRDEDVWDIEAFRGKTHVTEPERAAFQMLEEAGLEEVTRRFTEDQRYTYFDYKGMRFQKNEGMRIDFQLASAPLAKHVTGAQVDMVERAGDKTSDHCPLIADYDLPDFDSVR from the coding sequence ATGCGCATCGCCACGTGGAATATTAACTCCGTTCGTACCCGCACACAGCGGGCGCTGGACCTTATCTCCAAGCACGACATCGATGTTTTGTGCCTGCAAGAAACTAAGGTAAAAGACGATAAGTTTCCACGCGAGGCCTTCGAGGACGCGGGCCTACATGTCACCTGCCACGGGCTCAACCAGTGGAACGGCGTGGCCATTGTGTCCAAGGAAGAGCCCGAGGACGTCTTTATCGGCTTTCCGGGCCAGCCAGGCTTTGCCAAAGATCCAGAAAAGCCGCAAGACCGTGAGGCCCGAGCACTAGGGGCGCGCATCCGTGGCGTAGAAATCTGGTCTCTCTACGTGCCCAACGGCCGCGAGATTACGGACCGCCACTACGACTACAAGCTGGACTTTCTCTATCACTTGGCGCGCTATGCAGAAGATCATGCGCAATCCAAGCTGCTTATGACCGGTGATTTCAATATTGCCCCGCGCGATGAAGACGTGTGGGATATTGAGGCATTCCGCGGCAAGACTCATGTCACCGAGCCAGAGCGCGCCGCGTTCCAGATGCTGGAAGAAGCCGGCCTCGAGGAAGTTACCCGCCGGTTCACGGAGGACCAGCGCTATACCTACTTCGATTACAAAGGCATGCGCTTCCAAAAGAACGAGGGCATGCGCATCGACTTCCAGTTGGCTTCAGCCCCGCTTGCCAAGCATGTGACCGGCGCGCAGGTAGACATGGTGGAGCGCGCCGGCGATAAAACCTCTGATCATTGCCCGCTTATCGCAGATTACGATCTGCCCGATTTCGATTCCGTTCGTTAA